A region of Malaclemys terrapin pileata isolate rMalTer1 chromosome 5, rMalTer1.hap1, whole genome shotgun sequence DNA encodes the following proteins:
- the UBE2D3 gene encoding ubiquitin-conjugating enzyme E2 D3 isoform X2, giving the protein MALKRINKELSDLARDPPAQCSAGPVGDDMFHWQATIMGPNDSPYQGGVFFLTIHFPTDYPFKPPKVAFTTRIYHPNINSNGSICLDILRSQWSPALTISKVLLSICSLLCDPNPDDPLVPEIARIYKTDRDKYNRISREWTQKYAM; this is encoded by the exons atggcGCTCAAACGCATCAACAAG GAACTTAGTGACTTAGCCCGTGACCCTCCAGCACAGTGTTCTGCAGGTCCAGTTGGAGATGATA tgtTCCATTGGCAAGCCACAATTATGGGACCT AATGACAGTCCATATCAAGGCGGCGTATTCTTCTTGACAATTCACTTTCCTACAGACTACCCTTTCAAACCACCTAAG GTTGCATTTACAACAAGAATCTATCATCCAAATATTAACAGTAATGGCAGCATTTGTCTCGATATTCTAAGATCACAGTGGTCTCCTGCTTTAACTATTTCTAAAG TTCTCTTATCCATTTGTTCACTGTTATGTGATCCAAATCCAGATGACCCCCTAGTGCCAGAGATTGCACGTATCTATAAAACAGACAGAGACAA ATACAACAGAATATCTCGGGAATGGACTCAGAAGTATGCCATGTGA
- the UBE2D3 gene encoding ubiquitin-conjugating enzyme E2 D3 isoform X1, translated as MALKRINKELSDLARDPPAQCSAGPVGDDMFHWQATIMGPNDSPYQGGVFFLTIHFPTDYPFKPPKVAFTTRIYHPNINSNGSICLDILRSQWSPALTISKVLLSICSLLCDPNPDDPLVPEIARIYKTDRDKYNRLAREWTEKYAML; from the exons atggcGCTCAAACGCATCAACAAG GAACTTAGTGACTTAGCCCGTGACCCTCCAGCACAGTGTTCTGCAGGTCCAGTTGGAGATGATA tgtTCCATTGGCAAGCCACAATTATGGGACCT AATGACAGTCCATATCAAGGCGGCGTATTCTTCTTGACAATTCACTTTCCTACAGACTACCCTTTCAAACCACCTAAG GTTGCATTTACAACAAGAATCTATCATCCAAATATTAACAGTAATGGCAGCATTTGTCTCGATATTCTAAGATCACAGTGGTCTCCTGCTTTAACTATTTCTAAAG TTCTCTTATCCATTTGTTCACTGTTATGTGATCCAAATCCAGATGACCCCCTAGTGCCAGAGATTGCACGTATCTATAAAACAGACAGAGACAA GTACAATAGGTTAGCAAGAGAGTGGACAGAGAAATACGCTATGCTGTAG